In Bacteroidota bacterium, the sequence TTAAAAGATGCCGGGGGCAAGGTAATGTGGCAAGCGTTGCAAGAACCCGAAATAGCGATCATGCCAGGCCGGCTATACATGCAGGGTGATGGCAATCTCGTATTTTACGACAACTCCAACACCCCGCTCTGGTCTTCTCAAACCGCTACGCCATCCAATGCAACATCCATGTTGATTCTGGATGATGAGGCAGGAAATAAGATAAGCCTCTCGATCTACAATTACGCCAAAGGTGAAACCAGTCGCATCTTATTTAAAGGGGCGGTATAATAGCGATTCAACCACGATCTTTCCAATACATTTGCAATAGCCGGGCAGACCCTTGACGCACGAACAGGAAAAAGCATACCTTACCACGTATCGCGACGGCCTCCTCAACGACATTTTACCGTTCTGGCTTAACAACGCCGTCGACAAAGCGCACGGCGGATTCATCGTTGCCCTGAACCAGGATGGCTCAATCCTCGACACAGACAAAGGCATGTGGCAGCAGGGGCGATTTACCTGGCTCCTCTCTACCCTGTACAACACTGTTGAGCAGAACGATACGTGGCTTTCGTTAGCCAAAAGCGGCATCAATTTCATGGACCAACACGGCTTCGACGACGATGGCCGCATGTTCTTTCAGGTTACCCGTGAAGGCGCCCCACTCAGAAAACGCCGCTACGTTTTCACCGAGGCATTTGGTGCGATGGCCTATGCCGCTTATGCCAAAGCAGCCAATGACGACGCAGCCGCTGCTAAAGCCGGCGAGTTGCTTCGCCTCGTGATACGCTACAATAGTACGCCCAGCCTCATCCCTCCCAAAGGTGTGCCTGGCACGCGGCCCGCGCAAGGCATCGGTGTCCCCATGATTGCCATTAACCTGGGCCAGGTCCTCCGTGAAACCATAGATGACCCGATGAGCACCGACCTGATCGACCAGTCCATTGAATCCATCGAGCGCTATTTCATGAAACCAGATTTGCGTGCGGTCATGGAAACGGTCGGACCCAACGGCGAATTCATCGACCACTTCGATGGCCGCACGCTCAACCCGGGTCACGCCATTGAAGCTGCCTGGTTCATACTGCACGAAGCGAGCCTGCGCAACAACGATGCACACCTGATCAAAATTGGCACCCAAATCCTCGATTGGATGTGGGAACGGGGCTGGGACAAAGAATACGGTGGCATCCTCTACTTCCGAGACCTCAACAATCTACCCGTGCAAGAGTACTGGCAAGACATGAAGTTCTGGTGGCCACACAATGAAACGATTATAGCCACGCTGCTGGCTTACTGTATGACGGGTGATAAGAAATATGCCACGTGGCACAAAGCTGTGCATGACTGGGCATACAAACATTTCCCAGATCCAGCCCACGGCGAATGGTTTGGTTATCTGCATCGTGATGGACGCATTTCCGTCCCTTTAAAAGGCAATCTGTGGAAAGGCCCCTTCCATCTGCCCCGTATGCAGTGGTATTGCTGGCAGTTGCTTGAAGCGCGGGCAGCATCACGAACCGCGCATAATTCATAACCGGTTAGTACGTCAGCCCTTATATTAGGATAAACCACTGGCTCCCCATCCTTTCAAGCAGTGGAGACCCTACAATCGTACAACAGCGTGGAATACACACAGCATTATATTGAAATTCCGCGGATGTTCTATTCGGATGCTGCTGAGGCACTTTTCGATCGTTGCCTAGGGTGTGATGTGTTTTTACTCGAAGATGGCAGACAATATATCATCGAGAAGGCGTATCGCAGATACACAGGCTATGGCACACAGGATACCGTATTTGAGTACGCCATGTGCTTCGACTGCTTTGTCAGCTTACAAGAGGCCATGTCCGAAGAGTCCATGAATCGAGTGCGATCTTATTTCGACCGGCATGTAGACCTCTTCGACCGGCGCAAGATTCTGCTGGCTAAAGACCAGGTACGTGTGGACGATTGGATGGACCGGTGCCTGGTAAAAGGCACCCCGATTGCTGAATTGGAAGAATATCAGATTTTCGGACATTGTGACGGCAAAGATCTGCTCTTCACCCTCTTCCCTTACGCCATTGGCAGCGAGGCCATAGACGAGATTAGTCTGTTACTATCCAACAAAACCCTGGGCGAAATAGATGGATTTATGGATGACCATTTTGGTTTCCCACCAGAACTGCGCAAACTATTGATTGAAAAGAAAATGTTTGTTGTCTAACCCAGTTCGATCTCGCGTTTACTGCTTGCTGTAGCTCCCGTATTGTTGTCTTTTACAATGACCTGCAACTCATACCTGCCGGCTGGTACAGCAGACATGTCGATCTCTCCATATTCCACACTGGTCCGTTCCGCTCCACTTCGCTGGAATGTGATGGAAAGCAACGGATCTTTGCTCTTGCGCCTGAACACTCCCCGCCGCCGGCCTGTCTCGGGAGGCTGCAAAACGTACGTAATCTCAAAGTCCGTCGCGTCATCTGACGAAAACGTCAGGTTATAAATTTCAAAATACACAAAGAACGGATCTTCAGGTCGATACCCACGGCCGGGGTTCGTGCGAAGATACAATCCCTGCTTGGTATACCGCCCTGGTCGCTCTGCCGGCACAACTTCAAATGCAGGAATCAAATCACTCAGTTGTAACGGTTGTGTAGCTCCTGACCCGGGTTCATAATCCGGCACGGTGTAGTCAAATTGATACGACCCAATCCAGGGAGCGTCTGCAATGCTTGCGTGCAGATTCACGTGGTACGAATCGGGCAATGCGCTGAAGCGAAGAAAATCCACAGCAACAGCATCTTTGGCGCGGCTCGCATCCACCGTGAGTGTTTCAAACGAATGGTAGACTTCGTTCCAATCCATGTCATGAACGGTCAGGCCCACCTCAATCCCCAAAGACGCACGATCCGGTAAAGTATTCGATATTTGCCCGATAGGTACTGAAAAATAGATTTCGACCTCGGTAGTGTCTTGCGCTCCGTTAAATGCAGCGAGGAAATAAGGTACCGGCATATGCTGCACAGGCTCAATCCACTTGTGTCGGTCGGAAGCCAGGCCTTCGTTCACACTCTCCAGATTTTCATCGAAGAACTCATTGCCAAACGCAATGAAGTCCATTTCAGTCTGACGACCCCGACCAAAACTCGAGCCCGTCTCTTTAACCCGCGCAACCGAAGCAAGCCGGGCATAAATGCCCCCCCAAATCTCACGCGCTTCCAGCACTTCCAACACAAGCGGCAGCGTTGGCACCAGTTCTGCGAGCTTACCGTGCCCTTCAAAATGAAAGTCAAGCGCCGGCTCATAGTAGCGCCAGGACTCCAAAAAAGAGCTCCCTTCCCCCACCGACGCTGCAGTAGTCGCCGGCTCCCCATGCCGAAGGAAAATCAGCCCTTTATCGCCAAACTCTCCATTGAGCCAGTACGAAAAAGGAAAATCACCATCTGCCATCCGGTCGGCGCGTGCATTGTTGCCTACCCGGTAGGCTTCGCGGGGTTGATAGAACGCATACGTTTTCTCAGCAGCGTGCAACCTTCTATAATGTTCTACCAGTCGTTTATTGACATTTTGGGCGCGGAGCGGATTTCGCCGGGCGAGCATTTCCCGAAAAAAGGATTGATAGACAGCCGCTGTATCCAGCGTAAAGAAGGTGCGGCCTTCCGCATTTGTCAGGATGTGTTTAAAGTCCTCAAACACCAGCCAGGCCCCCGTCTGGTTTTGAATAATGTCGATTGCCTGGTTAACAAATGAAGTAGCAATAGCCGGCTGATCCAGGGCAAAATACACACGGGCACGCGCAAGCAACACCGGCTGCAATGGTATATGACGTGCTTCTTTGAGCAACGTTGACAACGCTGCATCTGCTTCCGGCAACTGACCATTGCGTCGCAATTGTTCTGCATTCAAATAAGCAGCATATTCCGAGGGATTGGCCTCAATCCAGCGAGACACATCCGCGGGTTTTTCATCAAGAAATTGATGGTAGAGTCTGAAAAGCGCCACATGCACATACGCTGCATCGGGTACCAACTGGAGGTGTGTGTGGTAATGCGCAATTGCCGCTTCGAGGTTGCCTTCATACCGATTGAGCAGACCATACTGGAAATGGATATCCTCATATGAGCTATCGCTAGCGAGCAGCGTTTCAAAGTCGCGCCGGCTGCGTTTCCAGTCGCGCTTGCGCAGCAACAGCGACCGCCGCACGCCATACTCTCTGTAAGCAATTGCTCGCTCGCGTAGCAACGCCATATCATTCTCCGCCTCATCCATTCGGCCGTTCATTTTTCGCAACAACATTTCCCACGTGCGTGCCTGAAAGCCGAAGTCTTCTGGCTTCAGATTCTTTGCTTTGTATTCGAACGGTAACACATCTTGCGCAAGCGAAGGGGCGGCGTTAGCGAAAAGTAGCATCCCGCCAAGAAGACACGCAATAAAAAAGCGGGTGCGTTGACACCAAATGGAAACGCGTGCACGTTGCATTGCAAAAACCATACGTCGTATGTGATCCTGGGGCGAGCGGTTACACATGGCCGCATTGCGTAACTCAGGTTATTTACTTACGTTACGGCGCATCCTCCCTAGTGTTCGTCTTATTGCCAATATAATGACCGACAAACGCGAAAAACTGCTTCGATTTATTCGACAAAACGACATCGAAGTCGAAGAATTCCCATGGGGCCCGCACGACTGGATGAGCCGGCCCGGACTCACAGAAGCGGACCACCTGTTGCTCGTACGTGTCCACATGCCGCCGGGCAAAGCCCATCAGTTTCATCGGCACCCGGAAATGGAAGAAATCATCTACGTGATATCTGGCAAAGCAGAGCAATGGGTTGAAGAAGAATCCCGGATACTGAAGGCTGGTGAAATGGCGCATATTCCCAAAGATGTTGTCCACGGCACCTACAACCCATTTGAAGAGCCGCTTGTATTCCTTGCTATTCTTGCGCCGGCGAAGTTTGAAGGCCCCGCACTGGTTGATGTATTCGAAGAAGAGCCATGGGCCTCCCTCAAGACACCCATGTTTTTTGAATAACACCCTGTCCGACTAACATGTCCGGTTGTTAACTGACCATAGTACCGCAACGGATGAATCGACGACAACTCCTAAAACGAGCGGGTATACTGGCTGGTAGCCTGCCGTTTGCCGCGCCCCTATTCGGGGCCACTGCCCCCAGGTGGACCACAGTCGATGTGGTGATTGCCGGCGCCGGCGTCGGCGGTTGCGCTGCAGCATTGGCTGCTGCACGCGTCGGATTGCGCGTAATTCTAACCGAAGAAACTGACTGGATCGGGGGCCAACTCACCCAGCAAGCGGTACCGCCAGACGAACATCCCTGGATTGAGCGTTTTGGTGCACCGGCAAGTTATCGCGCTTTTCGGGAGGGGGTAAGGGATTATTACCGACGCTGGTATCCACTCAAGGGTGCGCTGCATCAGGCAACAGATTTTAATCCCGGCGGCTGCACCGTGTCTTACATGTGCCACGAACCGCGTGTAGCCAAAGCGGTCTTGGAAAGCATGATGGCGCCTTACGTTAGCGATGGCCGGCTTCAA encodes:
- a CDS encoding AGE family epimerase/isomerase, which gives rise to MTHEQEKAYLTTYRDGLLNDILPFWLNNAVDKAHGGFIVALNQDGSILDTDKGMWQQGRFTWLLSTLYNTVEQNDTWLSLAKSGINFMDQHGFDDDGRMFFQVTREGAPLRKRRYVFTEAFGAMAYAAYAKAANDDAAAAKAGELLRLVIRYNSTPSLIPPKGVPGTRPAQGIGVPMIAINLGQVLRETIDDPMSTDLIDQSIESIERYFMKPDLRAVMETVGPNGEFIDHFDGRTLNPGHAIEAAWFILHEASLRNNDAHLIKIGTQILDWMWERGWDKEYGGILYFRDLNNLPVQEYWQDMKFWWPHNETIIATLLAYCMTGDKKYATWHKAVHDWAYKHFPDPAHGEWFGYLHRDGRISVPLKGNLWKGPFHLPRMQWYCWQLLEARAASRTAHNS
- a CDS encoding cupin domain-containing protein, encoding MTDKREKLLRFIRQNDIEVEEFPWGPHDWMSRPGLTEADHLLLVRVHMPPGKAHQFHRHPEMEEIIYVISGKAEQWVEEESRILKAGEMAHIPKDVVHGTYNPFEEPLVFLAILAPAKFEGPALVDVFEEEPWASLKTPMFFE